The region ACAGCGCGAATACGGGAACATCGTTTGCACAGAGACATTCGAAAACGAATATATCATGATTTGGGCATCACAGCGCCCTTTTGCTTCTAAAAATGACATCGAGAAAAAAGTCGGTTTTTGCACATTTGAACCAAAAGAAAAGCGGGCGCCGAAAGCAACGTACACATTCCAATCGTTCGTTGCTTGGGAGCACATCAATAAATTACGGCTCGTCTACCCGACAGGCACACGGGGGCTCACGGATGAGGAACGCCGTCTTTTGTATAAACAAGCGTTCCATAAAAACAAAATCACCTATCATGATATACGGACGTTGCTCCATTTGCCCGATGACACCTATTTTAAAGGCATTGTCTATGACCGGGGCGCACCGTTAAAGCAAAGCGAAACGATCCGCTTCCTTGAACTCGACGCCTATCATCAAATTCGGAAAGCCGTCGATAAAGTTTATGGGAAGGGGAAGTCAAGTTCATTCCTCCCCATCGATTTTGATACATTCGGTTACGCCCTGACGTTGTTTAAAGATGATGCCGACATTCGCAGTTACTTGCGAAACGAATATGAACAAAACGGAAAACGGATGCCAAATTTAGCGAACAAGGTATATGACAACGAGCCAATTGAGGAACTATTGAACTTGTCATTCACAAAATTCGGCCATCTGTCGCTAAAGGCGCTTCGCAACATTCTTCCTTATATGGAACAAGGCGAGGTCTACTCAGTTGCTTGTGAGCGGGCAGGGTACACATTTACGGGGCCAAAGAAAAAACAAAAAACATTATTGCTCCCGAACATTCCGCCGATCGCCAATCCGGTCGTCATGCGCGCATTGACACAGGCGAGGAAAGTGGTGAACGCCATTATCAAAAAGTACGGTTCGCCGGTATCCATTCATATCGAATTAGCCCGCGATTTATCACAAACGTTTGACGAGCGGCGGAAAACCAAAAGAGAACAAGATGAAAACCGGAAGAAAAACGAGACGGCCATTCGCCAGCTGATGGAATATGGCTTGACGATAAATCCAACCGGCCATGACATTGTCAAGTTCAAACTTTGGAGCGAACAAAATGGGAGATGCGCCTACTCGCTTCAACCGATTGAAATTGAACGGCTGCTTGAACCAGGTTATGTAGAAGTGGATCACGTCATCCCGTATAGCCGAAGCTTGGACGACAGTTATACAAATAAAGTGTTGGTATTGACAAAAGAAAACCGCGAAAAAGGCAACCGCATCCCTGCCGAGTATTTAGGAGTAGGCACAGAACGCTGGCAACAGTTCAAGACGTTTGTATTAACGAACAAGCAGTTTTCCAAAAAGAAACGGGATCGGCTGCTCCGGCTCCATTACGATGAAAACGAAGAAGCGGAATGGAAAAACCGAAAC is a window of Geobacillus kaustophilus DNA encoding:
- the cas9 gene encoding type II CRISPR RNA-guided endonuclease Cas9 (Cas9, originally named Csn1, is the large, multifunctional signature protein of type II CRISPR/Cas systems. It is well known even to general audiences because its RNA-guided endonuclease activity has made it a popular tool for custom editing of eukaryotic genomes.): MRHKIGLDIGITSVGWAVINLDIPRIEDLGVRIFDRAENPQTGESLALPRRLARSARRRLRRRKHRLERIRRLLIREGILTKEELDKLFEEKHEIDVWQLRVEALDRKLNNDELARVLLHLAKRRGFKSNRKSERNNKENSTMLKHIEENRALLSGYRTVAEMIVKDPKFAFHKRNKGENYTNTIARDDLEREIKLIFTKQREYGNIVCTETFENEYIMIWASQRPFASKNDIEKKVGFCTFEPKEKRAPKATYTFQSFVAWEHINKLRLVYPTGTRGLTDEERRLLYKQAFHKNKITYHDIRTLLHLPDDTYFKGIVYDRGAPLKQSETIRFLELDAYHQIRKAVDKVYGKGKSSSFLPIDFDTFGYALTLFKDDADIRSYLRNEYEQNGKRMPNLANKVYDNEPIEELLNLSFTKFGHLSLKALRNILPYMEQGEVYSVACERAGYTFTGPKKKQKTLLLPNIPPIANPVVMRALTQARKVVNAIIKKYGSPVSIHIELARDLSQTFDERRKTKREQDENRKKNETAIRQLMEYGLTINPTGHDIVKFKLWSEQNGRCAYSLQPIEIERLLEPGYVEVDHVIPYSRSLDDSYTNKVLVLTKENREKGNRIPAEYLGVGTERWQQFKTFVLTNKQFSKKKRDRLLRLHYDENEEAEWKNRNLNDTRYISRFFANFIREHLKFAESDDKQKVYTVNGRVTAHLRSRWDFNKNREESDLHHAVDAAIVACTSPSDIARVTAFYQRREQCKESAKKAEPHFPQPWPHFADELRARLSKNPKESIKALNLGNYDDQKLESLQPVFVSRMPKRSVTGAAHQETLRRYIGIDERSGKIQTVVKTKLSEIKLDETGHFPMYGKESDPPASA